Proteins encoded together in one Salvelinus fontinalis isolate EN_2023a chromosome 6, ASM2944872v1, whole genome shotgun sequence window:
- the LOC129857950 gene encoding mucin-5B-like — MGRRVADPTNPVPALGVPLAGGRWGPLCSVGVQTSPGLRTLPSIKLKQPTSMQHPETRRSNNHVTTVMNMPSETVFSCNSCSSGGSGGFAVSKETSQNAINSLTQDDMGSQGSGGGVYCQIKTIRTNPRESGHRSSGKRTSRYTNGSVVAPEVVGGVCTEGAEWNEPIRERRRVQSLRGEESRPVLRSGSVSQSVSSHVTPPRPCRMMTSSSPRLCGTCGRRQSQAPPTCMATACRRRAANKTTESQTLPNPPRKQSVLLNQNRKDSPVLNTHTHTPPTPHKAVKNTQTQTQTLPSPHTTQKTHTLTKDSPVPTCSNTKDTQHTHTDPEPSLPRLHQKETHTQTADTHSHTAEKHTSRPNKSTNNIPATQPFPDKNTETSSDNQHTPPNSSTQVTPKPPPPVLLIGKKSSASALLPPKTSPNLYHTVQLNPKPAPPVLQTQPKHTPLTPSLLSIIPPAQPIKIEDSKTPGQSKDANALHAAHVAPQCNGAPGGLAGLPGGVQGCVSGGLHGRLHSVEESLLSNQEKIKVLLNVIQDLEKSKALSEGRCSYRTGQDINNCPTCQKTACIIYSVEHDFRQQEGRFQPVMETLDGVYDVPLPVPKPPPSRPSTKARVKKLRKKCFWWL, encoded by the exons ATGGGTAGAAGGGTGGCTGATCCGACAAATCCAGTGCCTGCGCTGGGGGTGCCCCTGGCGGGGGGGCGATGGGGTCCGCTGTGCAGCGTGGGGGTGCAGACCTCCCCTGGCCTTAGGACCCTCCCGTCAATCAAACTCAAACAACCAACCAGCATGCAGCACCCAGAGACAAGGCGGAGTAACAACCATGTCACCACGGTAATGAACATGCCCTCGGAAACAGTTTTTTCTTGTAATTCGTGCAGCAGTGGCGGCAGCGGTGGATTTGCCGTTTCCAAGGAGACGAGTCAGAATGCGATCAATAGTCTGACACAGGACGACATGGGGTCACAGGGGTCAGGGGGCGGGGTCTACTGTCAGATCAAAACCATAAGGACCAATCCCAGGGAGTCTGGTCACAGGTCCAGCGGGAAACGGACGTCTCGATACACCAATGGGAGTGTGGTTGCCCCTGAGGTGGTGGGTGGGGTATGTACTGAGGGTGCCGAGTGGAACGAGCCaatcagagagaggaggagggtccaGTCTCTGAGAGGGGAGGAGTCTCGCCCTGTGCTGAGGTCAGGGAGTGTGTCTCAGTCTGTGAGCTCTCACGTCACGCCTCCAAGACCCTGTAGAATGATGACATCATCATCGCCCCGTCTCTGTGGAACCTGCGGGCGTAGACAGTCCCAGGCCCCACCCACTTGCATGGCAACTGCATGCCGCAGGCGAGCGGCCAATAAGACCACAGAGAGCCAGACCCTCCCGAATCCTCCCAGGAAACAGTCCGTACTCCTCAACCAGAACCGGAAAGACTCCCCtgtactgaacacacacacacacacaccaccaaccCCGCACAAAGCTGTGAAGAACACTCAAACACAAACTCAGACATTGCCCTCTCCACACACAACCCAAAAGACACACACGCTCACAAAAGATTCACCTGTgcccacatgctccaacactaaggatacacaacacacacatacagacccaGAACCCAGTTTACCCAGGTTACAtcagaaagaaacacacacacagacagcagacacacactcacacaccgcaGAGAAACACACATCTAGGCCAAATAAATCCACAAATAATATTCCAGCTACACAGCCTTTTCCAGACAAAAACACAGAGACGTCATCTGACAACCAACACACACCACCAAACTCATCTACACAAGTCACCCCCAAGCCACCACCCCCAGTCCTCCTCATAGGCAAAAAATCCTCGGCCTCTGCACTTCTCCCACCTAAAACCTCCCCCAACCTCTACCACACTGTCCAGTTGAACCCAAAACCAGCACCCCCTGTCCTTCAGACCCAACCCAAAcatacacccctcaccccctccctgCTCTCCATAATACCACCAGCACAACCAATCAAAATAGAAGACTCCAAAACCCCTGGCCAATCAAAAGATGCAAATGCTCTGCATGCTGCCCATGTGGCCCCACAATGCAATGGGGCACCAGGAGGTCTGGCGGGGTTACCAGGAGGGGTACAGGGGTGTGTGTCGGGGGGCCTCCACGGGCGTCTTCACAGCGTGGAAGAGAGTCTGCTCTCCAACCAGGAGAAGATCAAAGTCCTCCTCAACGTTATCCAAGACCTGGAGAAAAGCAAGGCCCTCAGcgaagg GCGCTGCTCTTACAGAACTGGGCAGGATATCAACAACTGCCCCACCTGTCAGAAGACTGCCTGTATCATATACAG TGTGGAGCATGACTTCAGACAGCAAGAGGGGAGGTTCCAGCCAGTGATGGAAACTCTAGATGGGGTTTACGATGTCCCCCTCCCTGTCCCCAAACCTCCCCCCTCCCGCCCCAGCACCAAGGCCCGCGTCAAGAAGCTACGCAAGAAGTGTTTCTGGTGGCTGTAG